Below is a window of 'Nostoc azollae' 0708 DNA.
ACTGATGCAACTGGCATATTAGTACGGTGTGTCAGACCCATAAATTCGTTGGTATCGACAGATTTTCAACATCTGACCCACCCTAGAAGAAACATTAAGTGTGACAGTTGCATAAGTCCTACCAAAATTGAATCACCTACCGACGCACAACCACGACAGTACCCATTCCCGACCAATTGTATAACCTACGCGCTTGACTAACTGGCAAATTAACGCAACCATGACTCACTGGAGTACCAAAACGATTGTGCCAATAAGCTCCATGAATGGCATAGCCTTGATAAAAATACATGGTATAAGGAACATCAGGAATGTCGTAGCCTGGACCACGCATCTGATGAGTAGGATATTTAGAATTAATTTGAAATCTACCAACAGGTGTCGGAGTTCTGCTCTTACCCGTAGAAATTCGGTAAGAATAAACCACTGTTTTACCTTCCCAGGCCCGTAATCTCTGCTCAGATAAATCAATT
It encodes the following:
- a CDS encoding L,D-transpeptidase; this encodes MPMWIRSALIRGSGTFCTGIVLMLMAWFSWSLPTSNLKTTTANAYTLKQSITDSKNHQISQSRWIEIDLSEQRLRAWEGKTVVYSYRISTGKSRTPTPVGRFQINSKYPTHQMRGPGYDIPDVPYTMYFYQGYAIHGAYWHNRFGTPVSHGCVNLPVSQARRLYNWSGMGTVVVVRR